The genomic interval TGTTGCTTCATTGAGAACGTAATTTATTCGTTCATTGAAAGCAGGTCTTAAAGTTTCAAGATCAATGGCAATTCCTGCTGCAATTAATTCTTTGTCAACTTCATCCATGAAAAACAATTCATCTGAAAATTTCCAAAGGGAGATTAATGCCTCGTTTACACGTAGATGAGATTCTTCTGTTCCGTCTCCTAAGCGAATCATCCACTCCGAAGAATGTTTCCAATGGTATTTTGTTTCCTTTAGAGATTTCTCAGCAATCGCTGCCAATTGGCTATCTGAAGAATGTTGCAATGCCTCGTAGAACGATAATCTGAATGTATCGAAAATCCATTGACGAACAATTGTAACCCCAAAGTCGCCATTCTTTTGTTCGATTAATTGAGCATTTAAATATTCATTTTCAAATCTCAAAAATGCTAAATCATCTGCAGTTCTTCCTTTGCCTTCCACTTTTGCAGCGTATTCTAAAAGAGAAGTTGCTTGGCCAATTAAATCCAAGGCAATATTTGTTAGAGCAATATCTTCTTCAATGACAGGGCCATGTCCGCACCATTCAGATAAACGTTGACCAAGTATCAAACTGTCATCGGCGATGCGTAAAGTATATGTAAATAAGTTATTTTTCATTTTTTGAAGACTTAAGATAGAAGACTCAAGACGAAAGACAAATAGTTAGTCTATAGTCTTTTGTCTGTGGTCTTATGTCTAAATTTTACATGTGTCCAACACCTTCTGGCACTTCATAAAAAGTTGGATGACGGTATATTTTGCTGTCTGCTGGTTCGAATAAACCATCTGCATCTGCTGGATCAGAAGCAAAAATTTGAGAAGATTCTACTACCCAAATGGAGATTCCCTCGCTGCGTCTTGTATAAACATCACGTGCATTTTCAACAGCCATTTCGCCATCTGCAGCATGAATACTTCCAACATGTTTGTGGTTTAATCCTACTTTACTTCTGATAAAAACTTCCCATAAAGGCCATTCTTTTCCTGACATTCTATTAGATATTAAGATGCTTTTTTAATTTTTTTCTTTTCTGCGTGAGCCATTGCAGCTTCTCTTACCCACATTCCATTTTCCTTTGCTTTTACGCGTGCTGCGATTCGCTCGGCATTACATGGTCCGTTTCCACTCACAACTTGTTTGAATTCTTCCCAATCAATAGCTCCAAAGTCGTATTCACCTCTTGCTTCGTTCCATTTTAAATCTGGATCTGGGATAGTCAATCCGATCAATTCTGCTTGTGGAACCGATGCATTGACAAACATTTGACGCAACTCATCATTCGTATGACGTTTAATTTTCCAATCGATAGATTGTTGTGTATGAGTGGATTCTGCATCGCTTGGACCAAACATCATCAAGGAAGGCCACCAAAAACGATTTAATGCATCCTGAGCCATTGCTTTTTGAGCTTCAGTACCTTTCATCAGAGTGCACATGATTTCATAGCCTTGGCGCTGGTGAAAAGATTCTTCTTTGCAAACACGAACCATCGCACGAGCATAAGGCCCGTATGATGTTCTGCACAATGGAACTTGATTCATAATCGCAGCACCATCAACTAGCCAACCTACTGCGCCCATATCGGCCCAAGTAAGAGTAGGGTAGTTGAAAATGGATGAATATTTTGCTTTTCCTGAGTGTAAGTCGTCTATACTTTGTTCGCGAGAAAAACCTAAGGTTTCCATCGCTGAATACAAGTATTGTCCATGCCCAGCTTCATCTTGAACTTTCGCTAATAATACTGCTTTGCGTCGTAAATTTGGTGCACGAGTAATCCAGTTTCCTTCTGGAAGCATTCCTACAATTTCGGAATGGGCATGTTGAGAAATCTGACGAATCAATGTTTTTCGGTATGCATCGGGCATCCAATCTTTTGGCTCAATTCGAATCTCGTTTTTTAGTTTACGGTCAAAAGCCTCTTGCAATGCTACTAAATCTAGTTCTTTCATATAGCTAGTTATGAGAATCAAAGATAGTGAATTTTGATCAAATTTATCCCGAACTTAAGTTAAATAAGAATGTCGAACCGTAAGATTCGACATTCTGGATTGGTTTTGGATTTTATTTTGATGAAACCATCAAAATTGGGTTTATCATTGAGTGCTTATGAAGCTTTGTAAATCGCTGTAATTGGAAGAGAATGTAAATGTGTTTTGTAACAAGAAGTAATTCCCTTTGTCAAAGCAAGAGCTGTATGCTGATTTTGCCCAATCTAATCGGTTACTATCAAAAGTGAAGGTTGAAGCAATTTCTTTGATTTGATTCGCTGATAAATTGGTGTTTGCAGCATATACTTTTGCATTTTTCAACCGATTACTATCGAAGCTTTCATTTTTTAGGGTTGATAAAAACTGATTGAAATATACATTACTTGTATTTTGACCTTGATAATATCCATTTTGGTTATTTGAAACTGTTCCACAGTGATTTCCTGAGTTTCCATAATTCACTGATCCAACATTTTCTCCCCAACCATTGCTTGAATTTGAAAGAGGGTTTGTAGAAATGATTGTCATGTTTCCATAGGGATCTAATTCTGCAACAACTTGAGATTCATTGGGAATCGAAACCGTGTTTTTGAAAATTATTTGCTTGTTCCATTTACTCACAACTTTTACTTGAGTAGAACCTCCATATAAGTTGTAAAATTGATAAGTGTTGTAAGTATTCGTTTGTGTTTGATTAGAAGCACTAACGATGTATTGACCGTTTCCCTGAACACGTAAAATGAATTCAGAAGCATGTCCAAGAGTACTCGTTAAAAGTACAAGGGCAAATGTGATGTAGAAATTTTTCATGACTTTGAATTTTATAAAGAATAGCTAATAAAATTCGTGCCAAAAAAAAATCGTCTTTCAAATGAAGGACGATTTTTCTATAATATATCTGTTTTTTTATCTGTTTATCATAACTGGCATCACCAACATCAAAATGTCTTCACTTTCATTTTCTGATGTGTTTGGCATTAATAAACCAGCTCTGCTTGGTTCACTCATGGCCATTTTCACTTCTGCTGCATCGATGTTGTTTAGCATTTCCATTAAAAAACGGCTGTTAAATGCAATTTCGATATCGGTACCGTCGTAATTACATGTTAAACGCTCATTTGCTTCGTTGGAGAAATCCAAATCTTCAGCAGAAACGTTTAATTCGCTACCAGCAATTTTCAATTTGACTTGATGTGTTGTTTTGTTTGCGAAAATAGAAACACGTTTAATTGCTCCTAAAAATTGCATACGATCAACAATCAAGATATTTGGATTCTCTTTCGGAATTACAGCTTCATAGTTTGGATATTTTCCATCAATTAAACGACACATCAAAACGATGTCATTAAATGTGAAAATTGCATTTGAATCTGTATATTCTAATTGAACTTCTTCATCACCTCTCAAATTTGATTTCAACAAATTCAATGGTTTTTTTGGAAGAATAAATGCGGCTCCATTTGTTGCTTGTCCATCAGATCTTCTGTATCGAACCAGTTTGTGAGCATCCGTTGCGACAAATGTAATATCGGAAGGGCTGAATTGGCAGTACATACCGCTCATAACTGGT from Fluviicola taffensis DSM 16823 carries:
- the paaA gene encoding 1,2-phenylacetyl-CoA epoxidase subunit PaaA; this translates as MKELDLVALQEAFDRKLKNEIRIEPKDWMPDAYRKTLIRQISQHAHSEIVGMLPEGNWITRAPNLRRKAVLLAKVQDEAGHGQYLYSAMETLGFSREQSIDDLHSGKAKYSSIFNYPTLTWADMGAVGWLVDGAAIMNQVPLCRTSYGPYARAMVRVCKEESFHQRQGYEIMCTLMKGTEAQKAMAQDALNRFWWPSLMMFGPSDAESTHTQQSIDWKIKRHTNDELRQMFVNASVPQAELIGLTIPDPDLKWNEARGEYDFGAIDWEEFKQVVSGNGPCNAERIAARVKAKENGMWVREAAMAHAEKKKIKKAS
- the paaB gene encoding 1,2-phenylacetyl-CoA epoxidase subunit PaaB codes for the protein MSGKEWPLWEVFIRSKVGLNHKHVGSIHAADGEMAVENARDVYTRRSEGISIWVVESSQIFASDPADADGLFEPADSKIYRHPTFYEVPEGVGHM
- the dnaN gene encoding DNA polymerase III subunit beta, with the protein product MNFIVSSTNLLRHLQSISGVLSTSNTLPILDNFLFTITDSQLIISASDLETTMQTTMEVEATDSGKVAIPAKMLLDVLKNLPDQPCTFKIDDSKYEVEIAYDNGKSKMVGFNGEEFPKTPTIENSTSIRISGEIISSAINKTLFAAGNDDLRPVMSGMYCQFSPSDITFVATDAHKLVRYRRSDGQATNGAAFILPKKPLNLLKSNLRGDEEVQLEYTDSNAIFTFNDIVLMCRLIDGKYPNYEAVIPKENPNILIVDRMQFLGAIKRVSIFANKTTHQVKLKIAGSELNVSAEDLDFSNEANERLTCNYDGTDIEIAFNSRFLMEMLNNIDAAEVKMAMSEPSRAGLLMPNTSENESEDILMLVMPVMINR
- the paaC gene encoding 1,2-phenylacetyl-CoA epoxidase subunit PaaC; the encoded protein is MKNNLFTYTLRIADDSLILGQRLSEWCGHGPVIEEDIALTNIALDLIGQATSLLEYAAKVEGKGRTADDLAFLRFENEYLNAQLIEQKNGDFGVTIVRQWIFDTFRLSFYEALQHSSDSQLAAIAEKSLKETKYHWKHSSEWMIRLGDGTEESHLRVNEALISLWKFSDELFFMDEVDKELIAAGIAIDLETLRPAFNERINYVLNEATLEVPDSTWKLNGGRLGRHTEHFGHLIAEMQYMQRAYPNMEW
- a CDS encoding DUF4476 domain-containing protein; protein product: MKNFYITFALVLLTSTLGHASEFILRVQGNGQYIVSASNQTQTNTYNTYQFYNLYGGSTQVKVVSKWNKQIIFKNTVSIPNESQVVAELDPYGNMTIISTNPLSNSSNGWGENVGSVNYGNSGNHCGTVSNNQNGYYQGQNTSNVYFNQFLSTLKNESFDSNRLKNAKVYAANTNLSANQIKEIASTFTFDSNRLDWAKSAYSSCFDKGNYFLLQNTFTFSSNYSDLQSFISTQ